Genomic DNA from Gossypium hirsutum isolate 1008001.06 chromosome A01, Gossypium_hirsutum_v2.1, whole genome shotgun sequence:
tcgcagtccaagaagagaatacagtgctactactgtaagaagtacggacacatgaaggtagattgtccgaaaaggaaggagaaatcagaatcacaggagcaacaaaatgatcgtgcgaatgtagctgatgcagattcttcaagtgatgccgagatcgttcttgcagtatccgactcttacgctggtgggagatggattcttgatacgggagctacatttcatataagtacttcgaaagatgctttctcaacatacgagaagcattctggttcagtactaatgggaaatgaccacgcatgtcaagtcatggggattggcacagttcgtataaagatgtttgacggtattgttagaactctaactgatgttcggcacattccagaaatgaagaaaaatttgatctctttgagtacgttggacaagaaaggctttcggtactctgctgaaggtggagttctcaaggtattctcgggtgctttgactgtgatacgtggtaatttggagcggggcctttacttcctcgatggttcctcggttacaggtgttgcgggagtgtcatcatcagatgatctagattctgacaccacgaagttatggcatatgcggctcgggcatatgagcgagagaggcttatcggtgctaagcaaacgaggattattgtctgggcagtgtacaggaaagttgaatttctgtgagcactgcgtcttcggtaagcagactcgggtaaagttcagcactgggattcacaagacaaaaggcacagtggattacttccattctgacctttgggggccttctccgacaatttctaaaggtggttacagatatctgcttacctttatcgatgattactcgagaaaggtttgggtgtattttctgaagagcaagtatgaggttctcatcaacttcaagcaatttaaagctttgatcgaaaatcaaacaggaaagaagatcaagcgattccggacggataatggcttggagttttgctcaggtgaattcaatgagttctgcaaaaatgaaggaatagtgagacaccgcactgttcgtcaaacaccacaacaaaatggagttgcagaacgcatgaatagaactctcttggagcgagctcgttgcatgcgatcaaatgctgggctcggtgaagaattttgggctgaagctgttaatactgcttgttatttggttaacagatctccgtcaacagctattgagctgaagactcctgaggaagtatggtctggttctcctgctgattactctggtttaagagtgtttggctgccctgcgtatgctcatgtaaatgagggaaaactcaaaccgagggcgaagaaatgcatatttcttggatacggccaaggggtgaaaggatacaggttgtggtgtcctgatccggtttcgtccaagttcatcatcagcagagatgtgacttttgatgagtcatccatgcttcgatccaccacaaattcccgggaaaaggaggagtcagatagaatgggagatcacggtgttgagaagcaggtggagtgtcaggtggacgctccaattcctacggaaggtacttcagtccaggatgatcaagttgaggtgcaagattccgatgaagatgagtcacctcaagaaaaaccatatagcattgccactggaagaacgaagagacaaatcaaaccaaatccgcgttacgctaatctggtgtctttcgcgctcagtgtggcggagtccattggtatagaaccttccagttataatgaggctgtcacgtgtgatgagtcggcacagtgggcaattgctatgagtgaggagatagaatctcttcacaagaaccatacttgggagttggttaagccgccaagtaaccagaagatagttggttgcaaatgggtcttcaagaaaaaggaaggcatcctaggggttgaagcaactagattcaaggcacgattggttgctaaaggcttcactcagaaagaggggattgactacaatgaagttttctccccagtcgtaaagcattcttccattcgtgtattacttgccatggtggccaagtctgatctagaacttgagcagcttgacgtaaaaacggcgttcttgcatggtgagctcgaggaaacaatctacatgcgtcaaccagagggttttacagttcctggtaaagaagaccatgtctgtctattaaagaagtctttatatggattgaaacaatccccaaggcagtggtacaagcggtttgatagcttcatgattcagcatggttacacaagatgtgactatgatgcttgtgtctatcatcggaagctctcagatggttcgcacatttatttgttgctgtatgttgatgacatgttaattgcttccaaaaacatgtcggaaatcaacaagttaaagtcgcagttgagtggtgagttcgagatgaaggatctgggtgctgccaagaaaattttgggcatggatattcacagagatcgcaaggcgggcaagcttcgtgtgtcgcagaagaactacattgaaaaggttcttcaacgcttcggcatggataaagcgaaaactgtgagtactccgttggcaccacatttcaaactctctgcagagttgtcaccacaatctgatgaagaaaagcagcaaatgtctcacattccatactcgagtgcagttggaagcgtgatgtatgcaatggtttgcactcgtccagacatttcacatgcagttagtgtggtcagcagatacatgagttgtcctggcaaggaacactggcaggccgtgaaatggattctcaggtacttgagaggttctgcagatttatgcttggtatatgatcagagtgactgcactagcagtgtcacgggctatgtggactctgattatgctggagatctggacaaaagaagatctctgacgggttatgttttcacttattctggaggagccattagttggaaagctgtgttacagtctaccgtagccttatctacgactgaggcggaatatatggcgttagcagaagcagtgaaagaagcattgtggatgaaaggtctagtaagcagtttgggtttacaacaggatttcactgttgtattttgcgatagccagagtgccatacatctgactaaaaatcagatgtttcatgaacggaccaaacacattgatgtcagatatcattttgttcgggaacatgttacgcaaggtgacattgttatcagcaaggttgctaccgagaagaatcctgcagatatgttaactaaggtgatccctgcatataagttcaagcattgcttggacttgataggtattcgggattgattagcgccagagaggcgtttggaagaggtgatccagttcgaggaattcactatgatgttcagcttggtaaatttcaagccaaggtggagatttgttaagaaatggcttaaaattggtagtggattgttgttgttggtagtgggttgttggtggtagtggattagtggatggttgttggtgtccattttcaaccacaaatctttgccaaagttttggacaattatgtccttgaactctcttataaatagagaggttcattagccatattcatcatcccaaaccaagagagagcaaagcttgttctttgaaagctaggattttagctttcgggttttctataggggttgagagttgtgaggttctcgggttgtgtcttgagtgtaaaacacttgtaatcttcatcttgttatagtgaaatttcttttcgcctctgcccgtggacgtaggcattaaagccgaaccacgtaaatccttgtgttcactttatttttcgttccggtcaatttacttgtagtcatatcggagttctcgaatcgatcctttccgcaacataATATATGGTTTATCCCGCACTGAAAAATTATGCTactatttcatttcaaattcagTCAATAccataataaatttaattgaaataaaaaattaatcatcATATTCAAAAAAgcattatatcaaaattaaaaaaagaaagaaagaaaagtaatAAACAACATTAATGCTGAAATAACATTTATATCACATCATATATTATTATGGTTTTTCACTATTAATCTTAATTCGTAAAAAGTTTGGTGAAAGTCCTAGAATCATTAAATAAACTTATTGAATGCCATTAATAGACTCACAAAACGTAAATTTAATAGTAATgatcattattaaatattaaaatctctCACGGCATGCTGACTCAGCAGCTTCATTTACAATAACATAACCACCATCTAAACATAATTTAAAAGactaattaattttgtttaaCTAAAACGACACCGTTACACTACTATAAAATTAAACATCGAACATTGGCTATACTAATTAATCCCATTACAGATTGAGCTTCACTGGATACTTGTGAATGCAATCTTCCCAAGGGTTACTACATGAGGGCTTAACATTCTTGAGGGCCAACCAAACTGCACTGTTACATTTGAAACCGCTCCCGAAAGCGATTTGCCAAATACGGTCCCCTTTACGCATCCGACACTTCGCCTCCGTATAAGCCAGCTCGTACCAGATCGAACTCGATGAGGTGTTACCGAACCGGTGGAGCGTCATACGGGAGGCCTCGACATGTAATGGAGAAAGTTGCATATTCTTCTCGAGCTCATCGATCACGCCTCTCCCTCCGGCATGGATACAGAAATGTTCGAACGCGAGCTTGAAATCCGGGATATAAGGCTTGATTTTGGCATTGAACAACTTCTTGGCAACTAATGTGGCAAAGAACAAGATTTGTTCACTTATAGGAAGAACTAGGGGACCCAGTGTAGTGATGTTGGTCTTAAGAGCATTACCAGCAATTGCCATCAAATCTTTAGACAATGAAACCCCAATTTTCCCAACATTATCTTCTTCTTGATAGACACATTTAAATGCTTTGTCATTAGCACCACAATGTGTCCTTACCACATGAATAAGTTTATACTTACTCTGCCGTCGGTCTCCAGATTTATTCGACAACAAAACCGCGGAACCCCCAAGTCTGAACAAACAATTCGATATCAACATCGATTTCTCGGTCCCAGAATACCAGTTCTGTGTCATGTTCTCGGTACTAAAAACGACGGCGTAACTGTTCCGATGAACTTGCAACA
This window encodes:
- the LOC107928804 gene encoding 3-ketoacyl-CoA synthase 4, giving the protein MKNSLKTGVQVLQPRRLPDFSRCVKLKYVKLGYHYLISHLLKLCLVPVMAALIVQASSLSLDDIHQMWLQLEYNLVSVVVFSATFVFGSTVYVMTLKRSIYLVDYACYLPPQHLKADHRYFMEYAKEAADFDESTMEFLRKIMERSGLGDETGAPPSMHCFPPRTSMAAARQEAELVMFGALDTLFASTNVKPRDVGILVVNCSLFNPTPSLTAMIINKYKMRGNIKSFNLSGMGCSAGVIAIDLAKDMLQVHRNSYAVVFSTENMTQNWYSGTEKSMLISNCLFRLGGSAVLLSNKSGDRRQSKYKLIHVVRTHCGANDKAFKCVYQEEDNVGKIGVSLSKDLMAIAGNALKTNITTLGPLVLPISEQILFFATLVAKKLFNAKIKPYIPDFKLAFEHFCIHAGGRGVIDELEKNMQLSPLHVEASRMTLHRFGNTSSSSIWYELAYTEAKCRMRKGDRIWQIAFGSGFKCNSAVWLALKNVKPSCSNPWEDCIHKYPVKLNL